GTGCTGGGTTATGTTCAAACCAGTAAAAGCAGTCTTGGTTTGGGTGGCATGACCTCCAAACTTACTTTTACCCGGCTCGCTACATCCCTGGGCATTCAGGTAATCATCTGCGGACTAAAAGGGTCAACGCCATTTGCCGATGCGTTGGCCGGTAAAAACGGAACTACCTTTGTATCGCAGGAATCGAATTTAAAGGCCCGCCAAAAATGGCTGGCCAGCGGTTCTATTACCCTCGGCACGCTGTCGGTTGATAAAGGCGCCGTCAGGGCCTTGCAACAACGCCGCAGTTTGTTAACTGTTGGAGTAACCAATGTGCAGGGAAAATTTGCAGCGGGTGAAGTAGTGCAGATAAAAGATGAAGAAGAAAGCATCATTGGCGTAGCCAAAGTAAAACTGGATGCCGGCGCTATCCGCGATGGCATTTCACAAAAGAATGTACTGGCGGCGCATGCCGACGATATTGTAATATTTTAATTGAGACCTGATGAGCAGTAGTGTACAACAATCGATAATCAAGACCTGGAAAGCCGCCATCAACCTGCGGCAGGCGACCGATAAACAACTGAAAGCTGTTTTATTACAACTGGCCGATGAACTGGAGAAGAACAGCGCGGCCATTATTAAAGCGAATAAGCTGGACGTAGAAAAGCAGGACCCCAACAATCCCAGGGTAGACAGGCTGTTGTTGAATAAGGAACGCATCGCGGGTATTGCCAACGCCATTCGCAATATCAGCAAGTTGCCTAACCCTGCCGGGAAAACGCTGGAAAAGCGCAAACTGGATAATGGGTTGTTACTGCATAAGATCGCAGTGCCCCTGGGTGTGGTGGGCGCTATTTATGAATCAAGACCCAACGTAACATACGATATTGCGGCGCTTTGCATCCGCAGCCAGAACGGTTGCGTGCTCAAAGGCAGCAGCGAAGCAGATAATTCAAACCAGGCCGCCATCCGCCTCATTAAAAAAGTACTGAAGGCAAATGACATCGATCCCGATTGTGTGACCCTGCTGCCCTCAGAGCGTGAAACCGTACAGGAATTATTTACCGCTACCAAATATGTAGATGTACTGATTCCCCGTGGTTCCGAATCGCTGATCCAGTTTGTAAGAAAGAACAGCCTGGTACCAGTGATTGAAACCGGCGCCGGCGTATGCCATGTGTATGTGGAGAAAGAAGCTTCCATTAAGAAAGCGGTAGATATTGTAGTAAATGCCAAGGTATCGCGCCCATCGGTGTGCAATGCCATGGATACGGTGATTGTTGATGAAGCTGTAGCGCCCGCTTTCCTGAAACAGTTGCAACCAAAGTTCAATGAGCACCAGGTAGAAATATTTGCCGATGCCAAATCGCATAAATTATTAAAAGGCTATCCTCATTTACAACAGGCCACTCCTGAAGATTTTGACCGGGAATTCCAAAGCCTGAAATGTGCAGTAAAGGTGGTGAAGAACATCGATGAAGCGCTGGACCACATTCGCGAACATTCTACCAAACACAGCGAAGCTATTGTGAGCAATAACAAAAAGAATTGCGCCCGCTTTTTACAGGAAGTAGATGCGGCCGCTGTGTACACCAATGCCAGCACCCGGTTTACCGATGGGGAAGAAATGGGCCTCGGCGCCGAAATCGGCATCTCCACCCAAAAATTGCATGCCCGCGGTCCTTTTGCTTTGGAGAAATTGGTTACTGAGAAGTGGTTGCTACAGGGTAATGGACAAGTTAGATAATATATTAATGAAAACAGCCTGGAGCTGTAACACGCGCCGCCCGGTTACTGGAAAAAAGCCAGTACAACATTTCAGAAATCGCCTACGAAGTTGGTTTCAACAATCCCAAATACTTCGCCCGCACTTTTAAGAAAGAATTCGGACTACTACCCTCAGAGTATGCACAAAAAGGGAAAGCATAGTTTGGGCCTTTTTCACTACTGCCTACTGCCTTTGATGTCCCGGTGCATAATCCCTGGCAGATTGATCCCCATGCAATTTCTTCTCCTGTCCTGGAGGTAAACGGTGATGTTTTCCATGATGGTGATCGTCATGGTCTTCATCCCGGTCGTCATCGTCATCATCATCGTGTTCGTGTTTATGATGCCGCCCTTTGTGGTCTTCCTCGTCATCGGACCCATGGTGGTCAGGAGTTTGCGATTGGGGAGTGGCAGGTTGCGGAGTTTCCGTGGGCGTGGAAGAGTTTTCTGTTGCCGTTTTATGTTTACAGCTGCTTCCAATCAGTACAAGCAATGCCAGCACAAAATGTTTAGCGTTCATTTTCTTAGGGTATTGAATTTTGAGAAGGCAAGTATAGTATTAATTATTTTATAATACAATTATCGGGTTCCAGGTTTCAAGATACAGGTTGCAGGGATGGCGTCGAAAAAGCCTTGTAACCTGAAACCTGAAACAGACTTTTATATCTTGTCAGTAGCCTATTCACAACAGAAGATGGCGTGGTCGTAAGAATTGACCAGCCCCAGGCAGGCGGAGCCCCGGCAATGTAAAACTGCAGGTGGTGAACGATAACATCATTCACGTTACCGCCGCTGCCGGTGATTCCTTTTCTGCAGCCCCCGGTTTAATGACCAATGTTCAAAAACGTTATCCCGAATAGAAGCTGGAAGAACAGGGCGATTGGCTGGTGTTACAAACCGCCAGTTTGCGGGCTGCTACCGTTCAATATGTTGGAGAACAGCAGGCTTTAACCATGAAGTAAACATTTTAGTACCCAGAAAAGCACATTTTACTACCCTCATATTTTATAGCAACCGGTATTTTAGCTACCTGAAATTCTTTTAAAAGGGGCGCCTGATAACACCCCTGTTGCTGAACGATTGCTAGCCATTGCCTTTTCCATTTCCAGGTTGTTCGGGAGTACCGGGCAACCTGGAATTTTTTTAGGCCATCCTGGAA
The Niastella koreensis GR20-10 genome window above contains:
- a CDS encoding glutamate-5-semialdehyde dehydrogenase, whose translation is MSSSVQQSIIKTWKAAINLRQATDKQLKAVLLQLADELEKNSAAIIKANKLDVEKQDPNNPRVDRLLLNKERIAGIANAIRNISKLPNPAGKTLEKRKLDNGLLLHKIAVPLGVVGAIYESRPNVTYDIAALCIRSQNGCVLKGSSEADNSNQAAIRLIKKVLKANDIDPDCVTLLPSERETVQELFTATKYVDVLIPRGSESLIQFVRKNSLVPVIETGAGVCHVYVEKEASIKKAVDIVVNAKVSRPSVCNAMDTVIVDEAVAPAFLKQLQPKFNEHQVEIFADAKSHKLLKGYPHLQQATPEDFDREFQSLKCAVKVVKNIDEALDHIREHSTKHSEAIVSNNKKNCARFLQEVDAAAVYTNASTRFTDGEEMGLGAEIGISTQKLHARGPFALEKLVTEKWLLQGNGQVR